A window of Polyangia bacterium genomic DNA:
GGCGCGGCGATGGAACCGAACCTCTGCGATCGCTGCGCCGCCGTGGTGGCCACGCTTGCCGTCGCGCCCGCCCAGCCCGGAGCCGCGTCATGAGCCCAGCCACGATCGACACGGAGACCACCGACGCCCGCCCCTCGCGCAAGTATCTGTGGTTCGGGATCTTCGCTGCCATCAGCATCGGCCTTGATCAGTGGACCAAGCAGCTGGCCCGCACGTCGCTGAAACCGCTGGGCCCGTATCGGCCCAAGGTGGTGATCGACGGTTTTTTCAACCTGCGCTATTCGGAGAATCCGGGCGTGGCCTTCGGGATGCTGCAGTCGATGCCGGGCGGGCGCCTCTTGCTGACGCTGATGGCGGTGGCGGCCTTCGCGCTGGTGGTGGCCTACCTGCGCAAGATCCCGGGCGAGGCCACCCGCCTGCACATCGCGCTTGGCCTGGTGGGTGGCGGCGCGGTCGGCAACTTGATCGACCGCGCGCTTTACGGCCGCGTCACCGACTTCATCGTCTGGCACGTCAAGCAACACGAATGGCCGGCCTTCAACATCGCCGACGCGGCGCTGGTGATCGGCGTGGGGCTGATGGTCCTGGACATGTTCGGCACCAAGCCGCGCGCCGACTCCTCGTCCTGAGGCCGCGCATCGGCCAAGCTTTCGCCAGGCACGCGAACCATGAGGCCGATCCTTTTCACTTTGCACCTCGGCGGCCGCCTGGTGGGCATCCATACCTACGGCATCTTGATCGCCGTCGGTTTCGCCGCCGGGATCGGCGTGGCCTGGCGCGAAGGCCAGCGTCAGGGCCTGGACGGTGGACGCATCCTGGACCTGTCGTTCTGGATCTTGATCGCCGGCTTGCTGGGCTCGCGCGCGCTGTACGTGCTGGTGAACGCCGGCTCGTTCGGCCGCGCCTGCTTCCACGGCGATGGCGCGCCGCGCACGCTGGCCAGCGTGGTCTGGGACTGCACCCGTGTCGTGCACGTTTGGGAAGGCGGACTGGTTTTCTATGGCGGCTTTCTGGCCGCGACCGGCTTGGTGCTGCTGTTCACCCGTCGCGAGGGCTGGAACTTCTGGACCGTGGGCGACGTCTTTGCGCCGGGGCTGGCGCTCGGCCACGCTTTCGGCCGCCTCGGTTGCTTCGCTGCCGGCTGCTGCTTCGGCAAGGCCTGCCCGCCGGCGGCGTC
This region includes:
- the lspA gene encoding signal peptidase II encodes the protein MSPATIDTETTDARPSRKYLWFGIFAAISIGLDQWTKQLARTSLKPLGPYRPKVVIDGFFNLRYSENPGVAFGMLQSMPGGRLLLTLMAVAAFALVVAYLRKIPGEATRLHIALGLVGGGAVGNLIDRALYGRVTDFIVWHVKQHEWPAFNIADAALVIGVGLMVLDMFGTKPRADSSS
- a CDS encoding prolipoprotein diacylglyceryl transferase; the encoded protein is MRPILFTLHLGGRLVGIHTYGILIAVGFAAGIGVAWREGQRQGLDGGRILDLSFWILIAGLLGSRALYVLVNAGSFGRACFHGDGAPRTLASVVWDCTRVVHVWEGGLVFYGGFLAATGLVLLFTRREGWNFWTVGDVFAPGLALGHAFGRLGCFAAGCCFGKACPPAASTFCVLFPSDSVAYDQLQALGAVAAGSGTTPPLHPTQLFEAAGDLIIFLILLGLRRRQHRRADHRPGLLVLTYAGLYAILRFVVELYRGDIERTFVAALSTPRLSVALHLPPTEPALLSSGQLLSLVVLASVFVLIYRRARANN